GCTTTAAAAGAGCTTAAAGAGCAAGGCGCTCAAAAAATTGTCTTGGATTTGAGAGGGAACCCAGGCGGTTTGTTGAACGAGGCGGTTAACGTATCCAATGTGTTTATTGACAAGGGATTGGAGGTTGTAAGCACTAAAGGCAAGGTTCAGGATTGGAATAAGACTTATAAAGCTCTTAACTCAGCTGCTGATACTGAAATTCCTTTAGCTGTGTTGACAAGTGATAGAAGCGCTTCTGCCGCTGAAATCGTTTCAGGAGTGATACAAGATTATGACAGAGGAGTTTTGATTGGCGAGCGTACTTTTGGAAAAGGACTTGTGCAGGCGACAAGGCCATTGACATATAATTCTCAATTGAAAGTGACAACCGCCAAGTATTATATCCCTAGTGGCAGATGCATTCAAGCCATAGATTACAGTCATAAGGTAAACGGCCATGCTGAGAAAGTTCCGGATTCTTTGAAAACAGCTTTTTCAACAAGAGCAGGAAGAGTTGTCTATGACGGCAATGGTATTGCTCCGGATATGACGGTTGAGCGTGAGGAATTATCTCCTATTGCAGTTAGCTTGATGGCTAAAGGTTTGTTCTTTGACTATGCTACTGAGTATTATTATGAAAACAAGGACGAAAAAGTCGTTCCTAAGACTTACGCTATTTCCGATCAACAGTATGATGAGTTCAAAGAATGGTTGAGTGACAAAGACTACGACTATACTACTAATGCTGAAAATACGCTTGAGAAACTTCAAAAGATTACAGCAACAGGTAGATATGATGAGAATGTTAAAACGCAGCTTGAAGCTTTGGAAACAGCCATTTCTCATAATAAGGAAAAAGATTTGGATACGTATAGCGATGAGGTAAGGCATCTTTTAGCTCAAGAAATTGTTTCTAGACATTTCCTTAGCGAAGGAATTATCGAAGCGTCTTTCAAGGAAGATCCGGATATAGCAAAAGCTATTGACATTTTGAATGATCAAGAGGCTTACCAAGAAGTTTTGACAAAGAAATAACATTTTGTTAGAGTATTTATATTTATTGACAGCCGGCTTAGTAGGAGGACTACTAGCCGGCTTTTTGGGTATTGGAGGAGGAATCGCGTTTATTACGATTTTGCCAATAGCAATTACTGCTACGACCCAAATTCCATCAGAGGAAATGGTGCCTTTTGTTATTGCCAATTCCTTGTTCGCAACAGTGTTTGCATCAATTTCAGGTTGCTTGGCTTTGATTCGTAGATCTTCATTTTACTATCATGAGGTAGCTTATGTAGCTTTAGGGGCTATTTCAAGTGGATTGATAGTTAATGAATTAGTGCACTTAGGCCATTGGTATTCTAAAGAAAAATTTTCGATTGTAATCATAGCTTTCCTTTCCTATTTGGTATATACTGTTATTAAGAACAGGAATTCGGAGGGCGAGAATAGTGCTGTTGTGGAGCATTATAAGCTCAAGTTATTTGGTGGAGGTGTAGCCAGCGGAGTTATTTCAGCGTTAAGCGGACTTGGTGGCGGAACCGTGCTTGTGCCGATATTGGGAAAGTATTGTCAAATGAAAGTGCATAAATCCAAGTCAATTTCGTTGGGAATGATTTTTTGCTTTTCGTTTACGGTTTCCATTATCAATTTTATGTCGACAGTTGACTTGAATATCGGAATGTATCATATTGGATATATCTTGCCCGAGATAGTTGTTCCGATGGGTTTGGGAGCTTTGATAGGTTCTCCTTTAGGGGTTAAATTCAGTCATAATGCCAAGCCTGTGGTTATTAATATTG
The Aureibacter tunicatorum DNA segment above includes these coding regions:
- a CDS encoding S41 family peptidase, translated to MMKKRMFKPVATTALAVLLLGLFSFTTSENSETSRRYFEIAKNLEIFATLYKEVNTYYVDEVNPNELIKTGIDAMLKSLDPYTNYIPEDDIEDYRTMTTGEYGGIGSVIGRRNGKNIIIMPYKDFPAEKSGLKIADEIISIDGINVEDKNTEEVSKLLKGQANTTLEIEVKRHDQDETIHLPIKREKITLKNVPFHGMLNEDVGYIKLSDFTTGAGKEVKSALKELKEQGAQKIVLDLRGNPGGLLNEAVNVSNVFIDKGLEVVSTKGKVQDWNKTYKALNSAADTEIPLAVLTSDRSASAAEIVSGVIQDYDRGVLIGERTFGKGLVQATRPLTYNSQLKVTTAKYYIPSGRCIQAIDYSHKVNGHAEKVPDSLKTAFSTRAGRVVYDGNGIAPDMTVEREELSPIAVSLMAKGLFFDYATEYYYENKDEKVVPKTYAISDQQYDEFKEWLSDKDYDYTTNAENTLEKLQKITATGRYDENVKTQLEALETAISHNKEKDLDTYSDEVRHLLAQEIVSRHFLSEGIIEASFKEDPDIAKAIDILNDQEAYQEVLTKK
- a CDS encoding sulfite exporter TauE/SafE family protein, which encodes MLEYLYLLTAGLVGGLLAGFLGIGGGIAFITILPIAITATTQIPSEEMVPFVIANSLFATVFASISGCLALIRRSSFYYHEVAYVALGAISSGLIVNELVHLGHWYSKEKFSIVIIAFLSYLVYTVIKNRNSEGENSAVVEHYKLKLFGGGVASGVISALSGLGGGTVLVPILGKYCQMKVHKSKSISLGMIFCFSFTVSIINFMSTVDLNIGMYHIGYILPEIVVPMGLGALIGSPLGVKFSHNAKPVVINIVFSLFILFLIVKYLIYIFECFF